A stretch of the Equus caballus isolate H_3958 breed thoroughbred chromosome X, TB-T2T, whole genome shotgun sequence genome encodes the following:
- the NUDT11 gene encoding diphosphoinositol polyphosphate phosphohydrolase 3-beta isoform X1 codes for MKCKPNQTRTYDPEGFKKRAACLCFRSEREDEVLLVSSSRYPDRWIVPGGGMEPEEEPGGAAVREVYEEAGVKGKLGRLLGIFEQNQDRKHRTYVYVLTVTEILEDWEDSVSIGRKREWFKIEDAIKVLQCHKPVHAEYLEKLKLGGSPTNGNSVAPSPPESDP; via the exons ATGAAGTGCAAGCCGAACCAGACGCGGACCTACGACCCGGAGGGGTTCAAGAAGCGGGCGGCGTGCCTGTGCTTCCGGAGCGAGCGCGAGGACGAGGTGCTGTTAGTGAGCAGCAGTCGGTACCCGGACCGCTGGATCGTGCCGGGCGGGGGCATGGAGCCCGAGGAGGAGCCGGGCGGCGCGGCAGTCCGAGAGGTGTACGAAGAGGCGGGAGTCAAGGGGAAGTTAGGCCGGCTCCTGGGCATTTTCGAACAGAACCAAGATCGCAAGCACCGAACGTACGTGTATGTACTGACTGTCACTGAGATTCTGGAGGATTGGGAAGATTCGGTTAGCATTGGGAGGAAGCGAGAGTGGTTCAAAATCGAAGATGCGATCAAGGTTCTCCAGTGCCACAAGCCCGTGCATGCCGAATATCTGGAAAAACTAAAGCTGGGCGGTTCCCCAACCAATGGAAACTCCGTGGCCCCGTCCCCGCCAGAGAGCGATCCCTA A
- the NUDT11 gene encoding diphosphoinositol polyphosphate phosphohydrolase 3-beta isoform X2, which produces MKCKPNQTRTYDPEGFKKRAACLCFRSEREDEVLLVSSSRYPDRWIVPGGGMEPEEEPGGAAVREVYEEAGVKGKLGRLLGIFEQNQDRKHRTYVYVLTVTEILEDWEDSVSIGRKREWFKIEDAIKVLQCHKPVHAEYLEKLKLGGSPTNGNSVAPSPPESDP; this is translated from the coding sequence ATGAAGTGCAAGCCGAACCAGACGCGGACCTACGACCCGGAGGGGTTCAAGAAGCGGGCGGCGTGCCTGTGCTTCCGGAGCGAGCGCGAGGACGAGGTGCTGTTAGTGAGCAGCAGTCGGTACCCGGACCGCTGGATCGTGCCGGGCGGGGGCATGGAGCCCGAGGAGGAGCCGGGCGGCGCGGCAGTCCGAGAGGTGTACGAAGAGGCGGGAGTCAAGGGGAAGTTAGGCCGGCTCCTGGGCATTTTCGAACAGAACCAAGATCGCAAGCACCGAACGTACGTGTATGTACTGACTGTCACTGAGATTCTGGAGGATTGGGAAGATTCGGTTAGCATTGGGAGGAAGCGAGAGTGGTTCAAAATCGAAGATGCGATCAAGGTTCTCCAGTGCCACAAGCCCGTGCATGCCGAATATCTGGAAAAACTAAAGCTGGGCGGTTCCCCAACCAATGGAAACTCCGTGGCCCCGTCCCCGCCAGAGAGCGATCCCTAG